GGGCGCTCTTGAGGAAGAGGATCTTCTCGACGGTCGAGTACATGGTGTCCTCCGGGATGGCGCGGCCTTCGAGCCGCGCGAGCAGCGCGTGCGCCTGGTTCGCGACGATGCGGTCGGGATCATGCAGCAGCCGGGCGACGAGCGGCGCCGCTCCGGCGGGGTCGCCGGCGGCCACGGCGCGCAGCGCGCCCTCGCGCACCAGCGGGTCCGGGTGCGTGAGCAGGGTCGCGCCCTCGTCTCGTCCCACCTGGTCCCCGCGGCGGGAGAGCGAGTCGAGCGCTAGCAGCACCACGTACGGGTTCGGGTGGCGGCAGTGCAGCCGCATGAACTCGGGGGGCGCCGGCGGTGGCGGCACCAGCGCGGCGGCCCGCTTGAGCAGTTCGGGCACGGGCACGTCGTCGAGGAATGGCATCACCAGTGGGCGCAATGGCGGGTCGAGCATCGTGTCGAGCACTTCGAGGGCGTTGGCGCGGCGCTTCGGGTCTGCCGTGTGCTCGCGCACCAGGCGCAGGGGCTCGGGATCGTAGCGCAGCTCGAGGATGCGCAGGATGCGCCGCACCGCGCGCTGCTGGCGGAACTGGAAGACCTCCTCCAGCAGCGGGGTTTCGTAGAACGGACGGGACACCTCCCACCCCGCGAGGTTCTTGTAGGTGTCCACGATCTCCTCATGCACCAGGCGCTGCACGAAGGGCAGCGGCTCCGGCTTGCGCCGCAGCTCCTCGCGCAGGTGCGAGAGCGCGGCGTGGATGCGGAGGCGCAGATGGCTGTCCACGACGGACACGTGCTCGCGTAGGCGGCGGTACGACTCGGGGCACGGTATGCGCCGAAGCAGCCGCGGCACCACCAGCTTCACCGACCGCGGTGCGACGGGCTCATCGAGCAGCGCCGCGACGGGCCCCACGGCCGCATCACCGATGGCGATGAGCGCCTGGCCGGCGCGGCGCCGGGTCGGCGGGTCGGAGAGCGCGGCCACGAGGGTGGGCGCGAGGCGTGGATCGGCTACCCCGGGCGCCGACTTGAGTGCGGCGCGCCGCACCGTGGCGTCGGGGTCCGTGAGGAGCCGGCGCAGCGGCCGGTACGCGCTGGGCCCGAGGTGGCGCAGCGCGCGGGCCGCTGCTACGCGGTCGTCGCGGTCGGGTGAGGCCAACAGCCGGCCCAGTTCCGCCCCGCCCACGATGCCGCCCTCGAGGCCGCCGTGCTTGAGGAGACCGGCCAGCGACGCCACGCGCACGTCGGGCGCCGGGTCGGCGAGGAGCGGGACGAGCGCGTCGACCGACTCGTCCTCCGCGAGGGCCGCGTCCGCCGCCGCGGCCGCGGCGCGCACTTCGGGCTCGGGGTCGGAAAGCGCCCGCCTCGCCGGCTCGGGGTCGGCCCCGGCGCCACCCGAGTGCGCGAGCCGGTAGAGCGCGGCGGTCCGCACCGTCGGATCCTCGTGACTCGCGAGCTGTGCTACGGCCTGCAGCAGCTCCGGCGACCGGTCGGCGGCTAGTTGCTCCAATGCTACCAGCGCCTGTCTCGAAGTGCCGGCATGCAGCGTCGCGATGAGCGCGTCCCGGCCGGCCGAGTCCAGCAGGAACTCGTGGTCGAGCGCCAGGGCGCCGCGCGCCGAGATCGTCTCTTCCAGGGTCCTGAGATAGCGGCGGCGCACCAGCGGGATCATCGCGAACCACGCGATCACGACCGGCACGGTCAGGAACGAGAGGTGCGGGACGGACAGGTGGTGGGCGAACAGCAGGAGCGCGACGCCTCCCGCGCCGTAGGAGAGCGGCTTCACGACCGCGTCCAGGAATGCGCGGGTCCGCGCCTTCACCTCCGGCGCGAACGGGACGTAGAGGGCCTGTAGCGTCGTCTCGTGGATCGTGTACTGGAACCCGTTATCGGCGAACTTCATCACGGTCGCGATCGCGAGCTTCGGCATCATCGGCATCAGGAGCAGCAGGGTGCTCGCCGCGCCGAAGACGCCCGGCATGGCGGTCATCCCCGCGCCCACGCCGAGCCGGGCCAGGATGCGCGGCGTGAGGAACACCTGGAACAGGAAGGAGACCGTGCCGGTGCCGGCGTAGAAGAGGCCGAAGAACCGCGCCAGGTCGTCGCCGCGGAAGGTGTCGCGGGCGATCGCCTTGAACTGGTAGTCGCCGATGGTGAGCGCGACGAACGTGAGGAGAGTGATCACCGCGAGCGCGCGAACGTACGGGTGCGTGATGATGCGGGGCGGCGGCCCGTGACGCTTCGGCTGCGCCCCCGCGCGGGCCTGGCTCTCGGCGCGCGGCTCCCGCGCGAGCGCGAGCGCGAGGCCCGCGATCGCCGCCATCAGTCCCACCAGAACGAAGATCAGCTGCGGCGTCCCGATCGCCTTCACGATGGCGCCGCTGCCGAGGCCGACCACGACGATGCCCAGCACCCGCGCCGCGCCGATGGTGCCGAAGAGCCGCTTGGCGGCGCGCGCGTCGTGCAGGTCGTTGGCCAGGGTCCAGAACTGCACGATGAACAGGTTGGCCACCACCTCCGACCAGACGTAGAAGACCGGGTAGATCCACTCCGCTTCCGCGCGCACGAACGCCCAGGTCGCGAGGTAGGTGACCATGCCCACGCCGGTGGAAACGACGATGATCCGGTGTCGCGCCACCCGGTCGGCGACCTGCGAGTACAGCACCACTGTAATGGCCGACACCACGCCGTAGAGGACGAACATCCACGGCAGGACCCGCAGCGGATCGGAGAGGCGGCTGAGGAACAGCGTATCCCGGACGGTGCGGCCAAGGATGAAGACGGACGAGGCGAGGAGGAGGTGCAGGAAGAGCAGCGCCGTGCGGCGGCCTTCCCCGGGGCGGATGCGGAGGGTGGCCTCGAAGAAACTTGCAATGTGCGCTCGCGCAGGGAGATTCAGAGCCATGCCCCTTTCCGACCTGCTACAGAAGAACCGCGAATGGGCCGCCGCGCAACTCGCGGGCGATCCCGACTTCTTCGAGCGCCACCGGGGCGGCCAGCGCCCACGGCTGCTGTGGATCGGCTGCTCGGACTCGCGGGTGCCCGCCGAGGAGGTGCTGGGGTGCGGTCCCGGTGACCTCTTCGTGCACCGCAACGTAGCGAACATCGTGGCTTACAACGACGTCAACATCGCGTCGGTCATCGAGTTCGCCACGTCCGTCCTCAAGGTACCGGACATCGTGGTCTGCGG
The sequence above is a segment of the Gemmatimonadales bacterium genome. Coding sequences within it:
- a CDS encoding Npt1/Npt2 family nucleotide transporter is translated as MALNLPARAHIASFFEATLRIRPGEGRRTALLFLHLLLASSVFILGRTVRDTLFLSRLSDPLRVLPWMFVLYGVVSAITVVLYSQVADRVARHRIIVVSTGVGMVTYLATWAFVRAEAEWIYPVFYVWSEVVANLFIVQFWTLANDLHDARAAKRLFGTIGAARVLGIVVVGLGSGAIVKAIGTPQLIFVLVGLMAAIAGLALALAREPRAESQARAGAQPKRHGPPPRIITHPYVRALAVITLLTFVALTIGDYQFKAIARDTFRGDDLARFFGLFYAGTGTVSFLFQVFLTPRILARLGVGAGMTAMPGVFGAASTLLLLMPMMPKLAIATVMKFADNGFQYTIHETTLQALYVPFAPEVKARTRAFLDAVVKPLSYGAGGVALLLFAHHLSVPHLSFLTVPVVIAWFAMIPLVRRRYLRTLEETISARGALALDHEFLLDSAGRDALIATLHAGTSRQALVALEQLAADRSPELLQAVAQLASHEDPTVRTAALYRLAHSGGAGADPEPARRALSDPEPEVRAAAAAADAALAEDESVDALVPLLADPAPDVRVASLAGLLKHGGLEGGIVGGAELGRLLASPDRDDRVAAARALRHLGPSAYRPLRRLLTDPDATVRRAALKSAPGVADPRLAPTLVAALSDPPTRRRAGQALIAIGDAAVGPVAALLDEPVAPRSVKLVVPRLLRRIPCPESYRRLREHVSVVDSHLRLRIHAALSHLREELRRKPEPLPFVQRLVHEEIVDTYKNLAGWEVSRPFYETPLLEEVFQFRQQRAVRRILRILELRYDPEPLRLVREHTADPKRRANALEVLDTMLDPPLRPLVMPFLDDVPVPELLKRAAALVPPPPAPPEFMRLHCRHPNPYVVLLALDSLSRRGDQVGRDEGATLLTHPDPLVREGALRAVAAGDPAGAAPLVARLLHDPDRIVANQAHALLARLEGRAIPEDTMYSTVEKILFLKSAPVFERVSGEDLAPLARVAEVETYSKGRTVFTEGELGDALYVIVRGSVSINHDGERIAALGPGEAFGEMAVLDTEPRSATATAEEECEVLRIGS